Proteins from a genomic interval of Pseudomonas anuradhapurensis:
- a CDS encoding quaternary amine ABC transporter ATP-binding protein: protein MSMQPISKIEVKNVFKIFGDRADEALQLIRNNHGKDQVLAQTGCVVGVNDLSLSIGSGEIFVIMGLSGSGKSTLVRHFNRLIDPTSGQILVDGEDILQYDMDALREFRRRKISMVFQSFGLLPHRNVLDNVAYGLKVRGESKQLCAERAQQWIETVGLKGYEKKYPHQLSGGMRQRVGLARALAADTDIILMDEAFSALDPLIRAEMQDQLLELQKTLHKTIVFITHDLDEAVRIGNRIAILKDGRLIQVGTPHQILHDPADEYVDRFVQRRAVAV from the coding sequence ATGAGCATGCAGCCGATCAGCAAGATCGAAGTGAAAAACGTCTTCAAGATCTTCGGCGACCGTGCCGACGAGGCCCTGCAATTGATCCGCAACAACCATGGCAAGGACCAGGTGCTGGCGCAGACCGGTTGCGTGGTTGGCGTCAACGACCTGTCGTTGTCCATCGGCAGTGGCGAGATCTTCGTGATCATGGGCCTGTCCGGTTCGGGCAAGTCGACGCTGGTACGCCATTTCAACCGCCTGATCGACCCCACCAGCGGGCAGATCCTGGTCGATGGCGAGGACATCCTGCAGTACGACATGGACGCCTTGCGCGAATTTCGCCGGCGCAAGATCAGCATGGTGTTCCAGAGCTTCGGCCTGCTGCCGCACCGCAATGTGCTGGACAACGTCGCCTATGGCCTGAAGGTGCGCGGCGAGAGCAAGCAGCTGTGTGCCGAACGCGCGCAGCAGTGGATCGAGACCGTCGGCCTGAAGGGCTACGAGAAGAAGTACCCGCACCAGCTGTCCGGCGGCATGCGCCAACGCGTCGGCCTGGCACGGGCGTTGGCGGCGGATACCGACATCATCCTCATGGATGAGGCATTCAGCGCCCTCGACCCGCTGATCCGCGCCGAAATGCAGGACCAGTTGCTGGAGCTGCAGAAGACCCTGCACAAGACCATCGTGTTCATCACCCATGATCTGGACGAGGCCGTGCGCATCGGCAACCGCATCGCGATCCTCAAGGATGGCCGCCTGATCCAGGTCGGCACGCCGCACCAGATCCTTCACGACCCGGCCGATGAATATGTCGACCGCTTTGTCCAGCGCCGCGCGGTCGCGGTATGA
- a CDS encoding ABC transporter permease translates to MFPDNLTFSIADWVNGWVDALVTNYGDVFRHISDTLLWAIVSLEGALRATPWWLMLGVVAVIAWHATRRVLPTLVITGLLFLVGAVGLWDKLMQTLALMLVATLISVLVGIPLGILSARSNRLRAVLMPLLDIMQTMPSFVYLIPVLMLFGLGKVPAIFATVIYAAPPLIRLTDLGIRQVDGEVMEAINAFGANRWQQLFGVQLPLALPSIMAGINQTTMMALSMVVIASMIGARGLGEDVLVGIQTLNVGRGLEAGLAIVILAVVIDRITQAYGRPRHEVSK, encoded by the coding sequence ATGTTTCCTGACAACCTGACATTCTCCATCGCCGACTGGGTCAACGGCTGGGTCGACGCCCTGGTGACCAACTATGGGGATGTGTTCCGGCACATCTCCGACACCCTGCTGTGGGCGATCGTCAGCCTCGAAGGCGCGCTGCGTGCAACGCCGTGGTGGTTGATGCTCGGCGTGGTGGCAGTCATCGCCTGGCACGCAACCCGGCGTGTCCTGCCGACCCTGGTGATCACCGGCCTGTTGTTCCTGGTGGGCGCTGTCGGCCTGTGGGACAAACTGATGCAGACGCTGGCGCTGATGCTGGTGGCCACGCTGATCTCGGTCCTGGTGGGCATCCCCCTGGGCATCCTGTCGGCGCGCAGCAACCGCCTGCGCGCGGTGCTGATGCCGCTGCTGGACATCATGCAGACCATGCCCAGCTTCGTGTACTTGATCCCGGTGTTGATGCTGTTCGGCCTGGGCAAGGTGCCGGCGATCTTCGCCACGGTGATCTACGCGGCGCCACCGCTGATCCGCCTGACCGACCTGGGCATTCGCCAGGTCGATGGCGAAGTGATGGAAGCGATCAACGCCTTCGGCGCCAACCGTTGGCAGCAACTGTTCGGCGTGCAACTGCCGCTGGCGCTGCCGAGCATCATGGCCGGTATCAACCAGACCACCATGATGGCCCTGTCGATGGTGGTGATCGCCTCGATGATCGGCGCCCGTGGCCTGGGCGAGGACGTGCTGGTCGGTATCCAGACCCTCAACGTCGGCCGTGGCCTGGAAGCAGGCCTGGCCATCGTGATTCTCGCGGTGGTGATCGATCGCATTACCCAGGCCTATGGCCGGCCACGCCATGAGGTGAGCAAATGA
- the hutH gene encoding histidine ammonia-lyase, giving the protein MEALNLIPGQLTLAQLRRIHQAPLHLSLDACAGAAIDASVACVEQIIAEDRTAYGINTGFGLLASTRIASHDLENLQRSLVLSHAAGVGAPLDDDLVRLIMVLKINSLSRGFSGIRRKVIDALIALVNAEVYPHIPLKGSVGASGDLAPLAHMSLVLLGEGKARHKGQWLPATEALAVAGLEPLTLAAKEGLALLNGTQASTAYALRGLFQAEDLYAAAIACGGLSVEAALGSRSPFDARIHEVRGQRGQIDTAACFRDLLGDSSEVSLSHKNCDKVQDPYSLRCQPQVMGACLTQLRQAAEVLGIEANAVSDNPLVFAAEGDVISGGNFHAEPVAMAADNIALAIAEIGSLSERRISLMMDKHMSQLPPFLVENGGVNSGFMIAQVTAAALASENKALSHPHSVDSLPTSANQEDHVSMAPAAGKRLWEMAENTRGVLAIEWLGACQGLDLRKGLKTSAKLEQARQALRSEVPHYDRDRFFAPDIEKAVELLAKGCLTGLLPAGVLPSL; this is encoded by the coding sequence GTGGAAGCCCTGAACCTCATCCCTGGCCAGCTGACCCTGGCCCAGCTGCGCCGCATCCACCAGGCGCCGCTGCACCTGAGCCTGGATGCCTGTGCCGGTGCGGCCATCGACGCCAGCGTTGCCTGCGTCGAGCAGATCATTGCCGAAGACCGTACCGCCTATGGCATCAACACCGGTTTTGGCCTGTTGGCCTCGACCCGCATCGCCAGCCACGACCTGGAAAACCTGCAGCGCTCGCTGGTGCTCTCCCACGCTGCCGGTGTCGGCGCGCCGCTGGACGATGACCTGGTCCGGCTGATCATGGTGCTGAAGATCAACAGCCTCAGCCGTGGCTTCTCCGGCATCCGCCGCAAGGTCATCGACGCGCTGATCGCGCTGGTCAACGCCGAGGTCTACCCGCACATTCCGCTCAAGGGTTCGGTGGGTGCCTCCGGCGACCTCGCCCCGCTGGCGCACATGTCGCTGGTACTGCTCGGCGAAGGCAAGGCCCGCCACAAGGGGCAGTGGCTGCCAGCCACCGAAGCCCTGGCGGTCGCCGGCCTCGAGCCGCTGACCCTGGCCGCCAAGGAGGGCCTGGCCCTGCTCAACGGTACCCAGGCTTCCACCGCCTATGCCCTGCGTGGCCTGTTCCAGGCCGAAGACCTGTATGCCGCGGCCATCGCTTGCGGCGGCCTGAGCGTCGAAGCGGCATTGGGCTCGCGCTCGCCGTTCGATGCGCGTATCCACGAAGTGCGTGGCCAGCGTGGCCAGATCGATACCGCTGCCTGCTTCCGTGACCTGCTGGGCGATTCCAGCGAAGTCTCGCTGTCGCACAAGAACTGCGACAAGGTCCAGGACCCGTACTCGCTGCGCTGCCAGCCGCAGGTCATGGGTGCCTGCCTGACCCAGCTGCGCCAGGCCGCCGAAGTGCTGGGCATCGAGGCCAACGCCGTGTCGGATAACCCGCTGGTGTTCGCCGCCGAGGGCGACGTCATCTCCGGCGGCAACTTCCACGCCGAGCCGGTGGCCATGGCCGCCGACAACATTGCCCTGGCCATCGCCGAAATCGGCTCGCTCAGCGAGCGCCGCATCTCGCTGATGATGGACAAGCACATGTCCCAGCTGCCGCCGTTCCTGGTGGAAAACGGCGGGGTCAACTCCGGCTTCATGATCGCCCAGGTCACCGCTGCCGCCCTGGCCAGCGAAAACAAGGCGCTGTCGCACCCGCACAGTGTCGACAGCCTGCCGACCTCGGCCAACCAGGAAGACCACGTGTCGATGGCCCCGGCTGCCGGCAAGCGCCTCTGGGAAATGGCCGAGAACACCCGTGGCGTGCTGGCCATCGAATGGCTGGGCGCCTGCCAGGGCCTGGACCTGCGCAAGGGCCTGAAGACCTCCGCCAAGCTGGAGCAGGCGCGCCAGGCGCTGCGCAGCGAAGTACCGCACTACGACCGTGACCGTTTCTTTGCGCCCGATATCGAAAAGGCCGTGGAACTGTTGGCCAAGGGCTGCCTGACCGGCCTGCTGCCGGCGGGTGTGCTGCCAAGCCTGTAA
- a CDS encoding ABC transporter substrate-binding protein — MKTNKTLLASLFALGLLGAAGSSQAAGWCESGKPVKFAGLNWESGMLLTDVMQFVLKNGYGCSTDSLPGNSITMENALGTNDIQVFAEEWVGRSEVWNKAEAAGKVVGVGAPVVGAEEGWYVPRYVIEGDAKRNLEAKAPDLKRVADLAKYSSVFKDQEEPSKGRFYNCPAGWTCELDNTKMLKEYGLESSYTNFRPGTGPALDAAVLSSYKRGEPILFYYWTPTPLMGQVDLVKLQEKDGVDKTVSIKVGLSKAFHDEAPELVEVLQKVNLPIDLLNQNLARMTKDRIESPALAKAFLKEHPEVWQAWVSEEAAKKINAAL; from the coding sequence ATGAAAACCAACAAGACCTTGCTTGCTTCGCTGTTTGCCCTTGGCCTGCTCGGTGCTGCCGGTAGCAGCCAGGCCGCTGGCTGGTGCGAGTCTGGCAAGCCGGTGAAGTTCGCCGGATTGAACTGGGAAAGCGGCATGCTGCTGACCGACGTGATGCAATTCGTGCTGAAGAATGGCTACGGCTGTTCGACCGACAGCCTGCCGGGCAACTCCATCACCATGGAAAACGCCCTGGGTACCAATGACATCCAGGTATTCGCCGAAGAATGGGTTGGCCGCAGCGAGGTCTGGAACAAGGCCGAAGCCGCCGGCAAGGTGGTCGGTGTGGGTGCTCCGGTCGTAGGGGCGGAGGAGGGCTGGTACGTGCCGCGCTACGTGATCGAGGGCGACGCCAAGCGCAACCTCGAAGCCAAGGCACCGGACCTCAAGCGCGTGGCCGACCTGGCCAAGTATTCCAGCGTGTTCAAGGACCAGGAAGAGCCCAGCAAAGGCCGCTTCTACAACTGCCCGGCCGGTTGGACCTGCGAGCTGGACAACACCAAGATGCTCAAGGAATACGGCCTGGAGAGCAGCTACACCAACTTCCGCCCCGGCACCGGCCCGGCGCTGGATGCCGCCGTGCTGTCGAGCTACAAGCGCGGCGAGCCGATCCTGTTCTACTACTGGACACCCACCCCGCTGATGGGCCAGGTGGACCTGGTCAAGCTGCAGGAAAAAGACGGCGTGGACAAGACCGTGTCGATCAAGGTCGGCCTGTCCAAGGCCTTCCACGACGAGGCGCCGGAGCTGGTCGAGGTGCTGCAGAAAGTCAACTTGCCGATCGACCTGCTGAACCAGAACCTGGCCCGCATGACCAAGGATCGGATCGAGTCGCCCGCGCTGGCCAAGGCGTTCCTCAAGGAACATCCTGAAGTCTGGCAGGCCTGGGTCAGCGAAGAGGCTGCCAAGAAGATCAACGCGGCGCTCTGA
- the hutU gene encoding urocanate hydratase, producing the protein MTDNKLNKFRDVEIRAPRGNKLTAKSWLTEAPLRMLMNNLDPQVAENPKELVVYGGIGRAARNWACYDKIVESLTQLNDDETLLVQSGKPVGVFKTHANAPRVLIANSNLVPHWANWEHFNELDAKGLAMYGQMTAGSWIYIGSQGIVQGTYETFVEAGRQHYGGSLKGKWVLTAGLGGMGGAQPLAATLAGACSLNIECQQSRIDFRLQTRYVDEQAHDLDDALARIAKYTAEGKAISIALHGNAAEILPELVKRGVRPDMVTDQTSAHDPLNGYLPAGWTWEQYRDRAQTEPAAVVKAAKQSMAVHVQAMLDFQKQGVPTFDYGNNIRQMAKEEGVANAFDFPGFVPAYIRPLFCRGIGPFRWAALSGEAEDIYKTDAKVKELIPDDAHLHRWLDMARERISFQGLPARICWVGLGLRAKLGLAFNEMVRSGELSAPIVIGRDHLDSGSVSSPNRETEAMQDGSDAVSDWPLLNALLNTASGATWVSLHHGGGVGMGFSQHSGMVIVCDGTDAAAERIARVLTNDPATGVMRHADAGYQIAIDCAKEQGLNLPMITG; encoded by the coding sequence GTGACTGACAACAAGCTGAACAAATTCCGTGACGTCGAGATCCGCGCCCCGCGTGGCAACAAGCTGACCGCCAAGAGCTGGCTGACTGAAGCGCCGCTGCGCATGCTGATGAACAACCTCGACCCGCAGGTTGCCGAAAACCCGAAAGAACTGGTGGTGTATGGCGGCATTGGCCGCGCCGCACGCAACTGGGCTTGCTACGACAAGATCGTCGAGAGCCTGACCCAGCTGAACGACGATGAAACCCTGCTGGTGCAGTCGGGCAAACCGGTCGGTGTGTTCAAGACCCACGCCAACGCCCCGCGCGTGCTGATCGCCAACTCCAACCTGGTACCGCACTGGGCCAACTGGGAGCACTTCAACGAACTGGATGCCAAGGGCCTGGCCATGTACGGCCAGATGACCGCCGGCAGCTGGATCTACATCGGTAGCCAGGGCATCGTCCAGGGCACCTACGAAACCTTCGTCGAGGCTGGTCGCCAGCACTACGGGGGCAGCCTCAAAGGCAAATGGGTGCTGACCGCTGGCCTGGGCGGCATGGGCGGCGCCCAGCCACTGGCAGCGACCCTGGCCGGCGCGTGCTCGCTGAACATCGAATGTCAGCAGAGCCGTATCGATTTCCGCCTGCAGACCCGCTACGTCGACGAGCAGGCCCACGACCTTGACGACGCCCTGGCGCGCATCGCCAAGTACACCGCCGAAGGCAAGGCGATTTCCATCGCCCTGCACGGCAACGCCGCCGAGATCCTGCCGGAACTGGTCAAGCGCGGCGTGCGCCCGGACATGGTCACCGACCAGACCAGCGCCCACGACCCGCTCAACGGCTACCTGCCGGCGGGGTGGACCTGGGAGCAGTATCGCGACCGTGCGCAGACCGAGCCGGCCGCCGTGGTCAAGGCCGCCAAGCAGTCGATGGCCGTGCACGTGCAGGCCATGCTCGACTTCCAGAAGCAAGGCGTGCCGACCTTCGACTACGGCAACAACATCCGCCAGATGGCCAAGGAAGAGGGCGTAGCCAATGCCTTTGACTTCCCAGGATTCGTCCCGGCGTACATCCGTCCGCTGTTCTGCCGCGGTATCGGCCCGTTCCGCTGGGCCGCGCTGTCCGGCGAGGCCGAGGACATCTACAAGACCGACGCCAAGGTCAAGGAACTGATCCCGGACGACGCCCACCTGCACCGCTGGCTGGACATGGCCCGCGAGCGCATCAGCTTCCAGGGCCTGCCGGCCCGTATCTGCTGGGTTGGCCTGGGGTTGCGGGCCAAGCTGGGCCTGGCATTCAACGAGATGGTGCGCAGTGGCGAGCTGTCGGCCCCGATCGTGATCGGTCGCGACCACCTCGACTCGGGTTCGGTTTCCAGCCCCAACCGCGAGACCGAGGCCATGCAGGACGGTTCGGACGCTGTGTCCGACTGGCCGCTGCTCAACGCGTTGCTGAACACTGCCAGCGGCGCCACCTGGGTTTCGCTGCACCATGGCGGTGGCGTGGGCATGGGCTTCTCCCAGCACTCTGGCATGGTCATTGTGTGTGACGGCACCGACGCGGCGGCCGAGCGTATCGCCCGCGTGCTGACCAACGACCCGGCCACCGGGGTGATGCGTCACGCCGACGCGGGTTACCAGATCGCGATCGATTGCGCCAAAGAGCAGGGTCTGAACCTACCGATGATCACTGGCTGA
- the hutI gene encoding imidazolonepropionase, protein MTTLWQHCHVATMAEGRYSAIEDAAIVTRAGLIEWIGPRAELAPVEVERTVDLGGAWVTPGLIDCHTHAVFGGNRSGEFEQRLQGVSYAEIAAQGGGIASTVRATRAASEDELFASARQRVQALMRDGVTTIEIKSGYGLDLANERKMLRVARRLADELPLAVRSTCLAAHALPPEYAGRADDYIAHICDEMLPALAAEGLVDAVDAFCEHLAFSPAQVERLFIKARELGLPVKLHAEQLSSLHGSSLAARYQALSADHLEFMTEEDAIAMAKAGTVAVLLPGAFYFLRETQLPPMDALRRHGVKIALASDLNPGTSPGLSLRLMLNMGCTCFRLTPEEALAGVTVHAATALGLGGSHGSLEVGKVADFVAWQIERPADLAYWLGGDLPKRVVRLGQEIPN, encoded by the coding sequence ATGACAACCCTCTGGCAGCACTGCCATGTGGCAACCATGGCCGAGGGCCGTTACTCGGCCATCGAGGACGCGGCCATCGTCACCCGCGCCGGGCTGATCGAATGGATCGGCCCGCGCGCCGAGCTGGCGCCGGTCGAGGTTGAACGCACGGTGGACCTGGGCGGCGCCTGGGTCACCCCCGGGCTGATCGACTGCCACACCCACGCGGTGTTCGGCGGCAACCGCAGCGGCGAGTTCGAGCAGCGTCTGCAGGGCGTGAGCTATGCCGAAATCGCCGCCCAGGGTGGTGGTATCGCCAGCACCGTGCGGGCGACCCGCGCAGCCAGCGAAGACGAGCTGTTCGCCAGTGCCCGTCAGCGGGTCCAGGCGCTGATGCGCGATGGCGTGACCACTATCGAGATCAAGTCCGGCTATGGCCTGGACCTGGCCAACGAACGCAAGATGCTGCGCGTGGCCCGGCGCCTGGCCGATGAGCTGCCGCTGGCAGTGCGTAGCACCTGCCTGGCGGCGCACGCCCTGCCGCCGGAGTACGCCGGTCGGGCCGACGACTACATCGCCCACATCTGCGACGAAATGCTGCCAGCCCTGGCTGCCGAAGGCCTGGTGGACGCAGTGGATGCCTTCTGCGAGCACCTGGCGTTCTCCCCGGCCCAGGTCGAGCGGCTGTTCATCAAGGCGCGCGAGCTGGGCCTGCCGGTCAAGCTGCACGCCGAACAGCTGTCGTCGTTGCATGGTTCCAGCCTGGCGGCGCGCTACCAGGCGCTGTCGGCCGACCATCTGGAGTTCATGACCGAGGAAGATGCCATCGCCATGGCCAAGGCTGGCACGGTCGCCGTGTTATTGCCGGGGGCGTTCTACTTCCTGCGCGAAACCCAGTTGCCGCCGATGGACGCGCTGCGCCGCCACGGGGTGAAGATTGCCCTGGCCAGCGACCTCAACCCCGGCACCTCGCCTGGGCTGTCGCTGCGGCTGATGCTGAACATGGGCTGCACCTGCTTCCGCCTGACCCCGGAAGAAGCCCTGGCCGGCGTCACCGTGCACGCTGCCACGGCGCTGGGCCTGGGCGGCAGCCACGGCTCGCTGGAAGTAGGCAAGGTGGCCGACTTCGTCGCCTGGCAGATCGAACGCCCTGCCGACCTGGCCTACTGGCTGGGCGGTGACCTGCCCAAGCGCGTGGTGCGCCTGGGCCAGGAAATTCCCAATTGA
- a CDS encoding HAL/PAL/TAL family ammonia-lyase translates to MSQVDTVILSGAALRWQDIAAVARQGARLELAPQVWARIDNAQAIVRHIVASGERAYGVNTGLGALCNVSLQGEQLSQLSRNTLLSHACGVGPALADDQTRAIICAAICNYSHGKSGIQRSVVEALLALLNHGITPQVPSQGSVGYLTHMAHVGVCLLGIGKVSYRGQIVDAAQALADAGLAPVQLGAKDGLCLVNGTPCMTGLACLAQDDASQLLQWADVIGAMSFEALRGQIDAFDPEIIALKPHPGMQVVGANLRALLADSEVIAASKGIRTQDALSIRSIPQVHGAARDQLAHVQKQIEAELNGANDNPLLLGTPDAFRVVSQANPHGQSVALAADLLAIAMAEIGAIAERRLDRLVNPLVSGLPAFLVSNPGVNSGMMIAQYVAASLCAQNRQLAQPAVLDNYVTSGLQEDHLSLGTNAALKLHQVLENCFQILAIEYLLAAQAFEFLNGQRFGVGTHAAWRLLREQVPAYLEDRWLAPDIARAAALLKSSPAPQPVLPAAH, encoded by the coding sequence ATGTCGCAGGTCGATACGGTCATTCTCAGCGGCGCTGCACTGCGCTGGCAGGACATCGCCGCGGTCGCCCGCCAAGGGGCGCGCCTCGAGCTGGCCCCGCAGGTCTGGGCACGCATCGACAATGCCCAGGCGATCGTTCGCCATATCGTCGCCAGCGGTGAGCGCGCCTATGGGGTGAACACCGGGCTGGGCGCGCTGTGCAATGTGTCGCTGCAGGGCGAGCAGCTCAGCCAGCTGTCACGCAACACCTTGCTCAGCCACGCCTGTGGCGTTGGCCCGGCGCTGGCTGATGATCAGACCCGGGCGATCATTTGTGCGGCCATCTGCAACTACAGCCATGGCAAGTCCGGTATCCAGCGCAGTGTGGTCGAGGCATTGCTGGCGTTGCTCAACCACGGTATCACCCCGCAGGTGCCGTCACAGGGTTCGGTTGGCTACCTGACCCACATGGCCCATGTTGGCGTGTGCCTGTTGGGCATCGGCAAGGTCAGCTACCGCGGGCAGATTGTCGATGCCGCCCAGGCCCTGGCCGATGCAGGCCTGGCGCCGGTACAGCTGGGGGCCAAGGACGGCCTGTGTCTGGTCAACGGCACGCCGTGCATGACCGGGCTGGCCTGCCTGGCCCAGGACGATGCCAGCCAGCTGCTGCAATGGGCTGACGTGATCGGCGCCATGAGCTTCGAAGCGCTGCGCGGCCAGATCGATGCATTCGACCCCGAGATCATTGCCCTCAAGCCCCATCCGGGCATGCAGGTGGTGGGCGCGAACCTGCGCGCGTTGCTGGCCGACAGCGAAGTAATCGCGGCCAGCAAAGGCATCCGTACCCAGGACGCCCTGAGTATCCGCTCGATCCCCCAGGTGCACGGCGCCGCCCGCGACCAGCTGGCGCATGTACAGAAGCAGATCGAGGCCGAACTCAACGGCGCCAACGACAATCCGTTGCTGCTGGGCACGCCGGACGCCTTCCGGGTGGTTTCCCAGGCCAACCCGCACGGCCAGTCGGTGGCCCTGGCTGCCGACCTGCTGGCGATTGCCATGGCCGAGATCGGTGCGATCGCCGAGCGCCGCCTGGACCGCCTGGTCAACCCGCTGGTCAGCGGCCTGCCGGCGTTTCTGGTCAGCAACCCAGGGGTCAATTCGGGGATGATGATCGCCCAATATGTGGCCGCCTCGCTGTGCGCGCAGAACCGCCAACTGGCGCAACCGGCAGTGCTCGACAACTACGTCACCTCCGGGTTGCAGGAAGACCATCTGAGCCTGGGCACCAATGCCGCCCTGAAACTGCACCAGGTGCTGGAGAACTGCTTCCAGATTCTGGCCATCGAGTACCTGCTGGCCGCCCAGGCATTCGAATTCCTCAACGGCCAGCGCTTCGGCGTTGGTACCCATGCCGCTTGGCGCCTGCTGCGTGAGCAGGTACCGGCGTACCTGGAAGACCGCTGGCTGGCGCCGGACATCGCCCGCGCCGCCGCGCTGCTGAAATCCTCGCCCGCGCCGCAGCCTGTGCTGCCGGCCGCGCACTGA
- the hutG gene encoding N-formylglutamate deformylase, which yields MDKVLSFHQGHLPLLISMPHAGLRLSDAVRDGLVEPARSLPDTDWHIPRLYDFARELGASVVAAEYSRFVIDLNRPDDDKPLYAGATTGLYPATLFEGEPLFQPGMQPTGEERAAYLEQIWRPYHSTLRRELDRLRAQFGYALLWDAHSIRSLIPHLFDGKLPDFNLGTFNGASCDAELAERLQAVCAQAQGYSHVLNGRFKGGHITRHYGDPANHVHAVQLELAQSTYMEETEPFTYREDLARPTQQVLRGLLQALLAWGAERYGR from the coding sequence ATGGACAAGGTACTGAGTTTTCACCAAGGCCACCTGCCGCTGTTGATCAGCATGCCGCATGCCGGCCTGCGCTTGAGCGACGCCGTGCGCGACGGCCTGGTCGAGCCGGCGCGCAGCCTGCCGGATACCGACTGGCATATCCCGCGGCTGTACGATTTCGCCCGCGAGCTGGGTGCCAGTGTGGTAGCCGCTGAGTATTCACGCTTCGTCATTGACCTGAACCGGCCGGATGACGACAAGCCGCTGTATGCCGGCGCCACCACCGGGCTGTACCCGGCCACGCTGTTCGAAGGCGAACCGCTGTTCCAGCCCGGCATGCAACCGACAGGCGAAGAGCGTGCGGCCTATCTGGAGCAGATCTGGCGCCCTTATCACAGCACCCTGCGCCGTGAGCTGGACCGGCTGCGCGCACAGTTCGGCTACGCCTTGCTGTGGGATGCCCATTCGATCCGCTCGCTGATTCCGCACCTGTTCGACGGCAAGCTGCCGGATTTCAACCTGGGCACCTTCAACGGCGCCAGCTGCGATGCGGAACTGGCCGAGCGGTTGCAAGCGGTATGTGCCCAGGCGCAAGGCTACAGCCATGTGCTCAACGGGCGCTTCAAGGGGGGGCATATCACCCGTCATTACGGCGACCCGGCCAACCATGTTCATGCGGTACAGCTGGAACTGGCGCAAAGTACCTACATGGAGGAAACCGAGCCGTTCACCTACCGTGAAGACCTGGCCCGGCCGACGCAGCAGGTATTGAGGGGGCTGTTGCAGGCACTGCTGGCGTGGGGCGCTGAGCGGTACGGGCGGTAG
- a CDS encoding amino acid permease: MQQAQGLKRGLSARHIRFMALGSAIGTGLFYGSASAIQMAGPAVLLAYLIGGAAVFMVMRALGEMAVHNPVAGSFGHYASTYLGPMAGFILGWTYAFEMVIVAIADVTAFGIYMGFWFPEVARWIWVLGIVFVIGGLNLCNVKVFGEMEFWLSLLKVGAIVAMILAGLGIMAFGFSQAGNGQAVGISNLFEHGGFMPNGVGGLIASFAVVMFAFGGIEIIGVTAGEAKDPQRVIPKAINAVPLRILLFYVLTLLVLMCLYPWPQIGSQGSPFVQIFSNLGIGSAAAVLNIVVISAAISAINSDIFGAGRMMYGLAQQGHAPRGFGKLSRHGVPWMTVVVMGAALLIGVLLNYLIPENVFLLIASIATFATVWVWLMILLTQVAMRRSMSRDQVAKLQFPVPFWPYGPAMAIAFMVFIFGVLGYFPDTQAALFVGVLWVVFLVASYLLWCKPRAGQGQPAAEPAELHR, encoded by the coding sequence ATGCAACAAGCTCAAGGTCTCAAGCGTGGCCTGTCAGCCCGCCATATCCGTTTCATGGCCCTCGGCTCCGCCATCGGCACCGGGCTGTTCTACGGCTCCGCCTCGGCCATCCAGATGGCCGGCCCGGCCGTGCTGCTGGCCTACCTGATCGGTGGCGCTGCCGTGTTCATGGTCATGCGCGCGCTCGGTGAAATGGCCGTGCACAACCCTGTTGCCGGCTCGTTCGGCCACTACGCCAGCACCTACCTCGGCCCCATGGCCGGCTTCATCCTCGGCTGGACCTACGCTTTCGAGATGGTCATCGTCGCCATTGCCGACGTCACCGCCTTCGGTATCTACATGGGCTTCTGGTTCCCGGAGGTGGCCCGCTGGATCTGGGTGCTGGGCATCGTCTTCGTGATCGGTGGCCTCAACCTGTGCAACGTCAAGGTATTTGGCGAGATGGAATTCTGGCTGTCGCTGCTCAAGGTCGGCGCCATCGTCGCGATGATCCTGGCCGGCCTCGGCATCATGGCCTTCGGCTTCAGCCAGGCAGGCAACGGGCAGGCCGTGGGCATCAGCAACCTGTTCGAGCACGGTGGCTTCATGCCCAATGGCGTAGGTGGCCTGATCGCCTCCTTTGCCGTGGTGATGTTTGCCTTCGGCGGCATCGAGATCATCGGCGTCACCGCCGGTGAGGCCAAGGACCCGCAGCGCGTGATCCCCAAGGCGATCAATGCCGTGCCGCTGCGCATCCTGCTGTTCTACGTACTCACCCTGCTGGTGCTGATGTGCCTGTACCCGTGGCCACAGATCGGCAGCCAGGGCAGCCCGTTCGTGCAGATCTTCAGCAACCTGGGCATTGGTTCTGCCGCCGCCGTGCTGAACATCGTGGTGATTTCCGCCGCGATCTCGGCCATCAACAGCGACATCTTCGGCGCAGGCCGCATGATGTATGGCCTGGCCCAGCAAGGCCACGCCCCGCGCGGCTTCGGCAAGTTGTCCAGGCATGGCGTGCCGTGGATGACCGTGGTGGTGATGGGCGCTGCGCTGCTGATCGGCGTGCTGCTCAACTATCTGATCCCGGAGAATGTGTTCCTGCTGATCGCCTCGATCGCGACCTTTGCCACCGTATGGGTGTGGCTGATGATCCTGCTCACCCAGGTGGCGATGCGCCGCAGCATGAGCCGCGACCAGGTCGCCAAGCTGCAATTCCCGGTACCGTTCTGGCCTTATGGCCCGGCCATGGCCATTGCGTTCATGGTATTCATCTTTGGTGTGCTCGGTTACTTCCCCGATACCCAGGCGGCATTGTTCGTCGGCGTGCTGTGGGTGGTGTTCCTGGTGGCGTCCTACCTGCTGTGGTGCAAGCCGCGCGCAGGGCAGGGCCAGCCGGCAGCGGAGCCGGCCGAGCTGCACCGCTAG